Sequence from the uncultured Methanobrevibacter sp. genome:
ATGATTCACGGATTTTCACCTACTATGATTAGGGATGCCTGTTTGGTTTCAGGTATTGATGTAGCTGAAGGATTTGAAAGGTTGAGTGATGCAGGACTTGACACACTTCCCGGAACAGCCGCTGAAATTTTGACTGACCGTTCAAGGAAAATAATTTGTCCTGAAAAGGTTAGCGTATCCGAATGGGTCGATACAGTCAGAACAGCTCATGAAGTTGGAATTCCGGCTTCCGCAACCATCATGTACGGTCATGTTGAAACTTTAGAAGAAAGGGTAGAACATATCGATATTATTAGAAACCTCCAGGAGGAGACTCATGGTTTTACAGAGTTCATCCCAATGACTTTTATGCATGAATACTCTCCAATATTTTTGGAAGGTCAAACTAATCTTGGTGCAAGCGGAACCGAAGACTTGAAGCTATATGCGGTTTCAAGACTGATGCTTAGGGATTTGATTCCAAATATACAGGTGTCATGGGTAAAGATGGGATTCAGATTTGCACAGGTTGCACTGACTGCCGGTACCAATGACCTTGGAGGTACATTAGGTGGAGACGAGCTTTCAGCTGCTTCAGGTGCACCAGACGGTGTTGAAGCATCAATTGAAACCCTGGACAATATGGTTAGAAACCTTGGAAGAAAACTAATCGACAGGAATTCCAAATATACCGAGTTCT
This genomic interval carries:
- the cofH gene encoding 5-amino-6-(D-ribitylamino)uracil--L-tyrosine 4-hydroxyphenyl transferase CofH, with amino-acid sequence MFDKLPISSETEKILTKSLDEAITVEEANHLMNIKGQDLHPLLATADYLRQKIVGDDVTFINNCNVNFTNICTVRCGFCAFGKDADDPEAYILNDEQILAKAQGAVEKGAHEFCVMGGVLPDADIEYYEHLLHLLKDEYPNVMIHGFSPTMIRDACLVSGIDVAEGFERLSDAGLDTLPGTAAEILTDRSRKIICPEKVSVSEWVDTVRTAHEVGIPASATIMYGHVETLEERVEHIDIIRNLQEETHGFTEFIPMTFMHEYSPIFLEGQTNLGASGTEDLKLYAVSRLMLRDLIPNIQVSWVKMGFRFAQVALTAGTNDLGGTLGGDELSAASGAPDGVEASIETLDNMVRNLGRKLIDRNSKYTEFYPVAQGIEMPSIPSK